CATCGGCACGTCCGACGTCCTGGCCAGAGTGTCCCTGCTCGACGAAAAAAGCCTCCAGCCCGGACAGACCGCTCCGGTTCAGCTGGTTCTGGAAGAGCCTGTGGTGGCTTCGCTGGGCCAGCGCTTTGTGATCCGCTTTTACAGTCCGCTGCGGACGATCGGCGGCGGAGAAGTGCTCGTTCCCTATGCAAGCCGCCCCTCGGGCAGGAAACGCCGCGAATCGGAACGCGACCGGCTGGTCGCGCTCAGCGGGGCGTCAACTCGCGAGGAACGAGTCGCCGCGATCGTGAACTTCGCAGGGAACCTTTCCATGAGCGAACTCATGGTGCAGGCGCAGGAACGCCGTCAGGACCTTGACGCAGTTCTCGAGAAGCTGGAAGAAAACGGCAAGTTAGTGCGTCTCCACGTCGGCGACGGCATGATCTTTTCGGCGGAAAACTATCAGAGCGCCGTGGAAAAACTTCGTGCCGCAGCGAAGGCGTTCCACGCCGCTTATCCGCACCAGCGCGGAATCGCGCCGGAATCGCTGATCAATCGGGTTTTCCCGGAGTCGGAGCGGAAAGCCGGGCGCTTGATCCTGGAAAAGGCCGTCGAACAGAACCGTTTCAGGGTCGACGGAGACGTACTGGCGCTGCCGAAGTTCGTCGCCGTCGACGACTCCGTGTACAGCGAGGCGCGGAAAAAGCTGCTGGACTATTGTTCCGCGTGCGGTTTCCAGCTGCCGGAAATCGAGACTTTGCCGAAAGCCCTGGACATGACGGCGAAGGATTTCAAGAGCCTGCTGGATCAGCTGAAGAAGAACAATGAAGTGGTCGTTCTCGAGGGGGCGTTTGTCCTGGCGCTCGATATTCTCAAGCCGCTTCTGGCCCGGCTGGGGCGGATCGAGGGAGGCTTCACGCTGGCGCAAGTGCGGGATTTGACCGGCAGCAGCCGCAAGTTCGTCCTGCCTGTTCTTGAGTACATGGATGGGAAAGGGATCACGCGGCGCGTCGGCGAAAAAAGAATTCTCTTGAAAAAAGACTAAAGAGCAGAGTTTTCTCCGGAATGAGGGGGCGCTGATTATTTCAAAAAGAGGCTCCGGCCTCTTTTTTTGTCGCGGCGTGCAGGAGGCTGAGCGAGATGGAATTTCGAAACTGCTGGGGCAAGATAAACCTGTCTTTGCGAGTTGTGGGCAGACTGCGATCCGGCTATCACGAGCTGTGCTCCATCTTTTTCAAAATCGGGCCGGTCGATTGCTTGACAATTAATGAGAGTGTAGAGGATAATGTAAGGGTAATTTTTAGCCGGACAAAGTCAGGCATTCAGGGACGCAATATTCTTTTGAAAACGTTGGATAAAATCCGCGCTGCGGGCATCGCCATACCGCCGCTGGACATGCGCCTCGAGAAAAGAGTGCCGCCGGGAACGGGGCTGGGCAGCGGCAGCGGCGACGCCGCCGCGCTTTTGGATTATCTGGTGTCGGCGGGGTATCCTGTGGAACGGTTCGCTGCGGAAATCGGCGCCGACGTTCCTTTTTTGCTCAGCCAGGCTCCTGTGGCGCTTGCGCGGGGGGCGGGAGAAAAGCTCGCGCCGCTGCAAGCCCCCTCCGCTCGCTGGCGAGTTGCCGTCGTCATACCGGCGTGGCGTTGTGTGACGGCCGATATGTTTGTCAGACTGGACGAATATTTTCATGACGAATGGAAAAGCACGGGCGGGCGGGCGCGCTCCGAAGCGTGTCAAGTTTTTGACCGGCTTGTGCGCGGAGAGTTCTTCGGCCTGCTGCCCAACGATTTTTCCGACCTGCTTTTAAGGGAACACGGCGAATATCGGGCGCTTTTTGCCGATTTTTATCGGACAGGGGCCATCGCCTGGGGAATCAGCGGCAGCGGCAGCTCTGCCTTTGCCTTGTGGAATGAGAACGACTTTTGTGGTTTCAGTACCACGCTGCCCTGGGTGGAGGACGTGCTTATTTTTTGAATTGAAAAGAGAAGGTGTGACACGACATGAAAGGTCAGCGTACGGAACGGCTCATTCGCATAACTTCCAAATTTCTTTCTTCCCCGTCATGTCAGATTTCACTGACCGGTCTGGCCGATGAGTTCGGGGTTTCGAAGACCGTTATCAGCGACGACGTGTCCATGGTGAACGACGCCCTGACGCGGGAAGGATACGGCCGTCTGATCGTAGACCGCGGTCGTACCGGCGGGGCTTTTTTCGTCCCCGCCTTGTCCTCGGAACGCCGCGAAGAGTTTTTGAAAAACGTCGCGAAAATTCTTTCCGCCCCCAGCCGCTTGTTGCCGGGAGGGCTGATCTATTATGCGGATATCCTCTTCAATCCGGTTTACACGGATGTCTTGGGATTGGCTTTCGCTTCGGATTTTAAAGATCTTCATCCCTCTCTGATCATGACCTCGGAGGTTAAAGGGATCCCCCTTGGGCTGGCGACGGCTCGGGCTCTGGGCGTGCCTCTGGCGGTGTGCCGTTTTCGAAACCGCGCCAGCGATGGGCCGGCCGTCTGCGTGCATTATCCGACGCAGAGCGGCGAAGTCCGCTCGATGTATATGGGAACGAAAATCCTTTCGCCCGACGACAAAGTGCTTCTGATCGACGACTTCATGCACGGCGGCAGCACCGCTGCCGGAATGGTTCAGGTCGTGAACGAGTTTCGCGCGGAATTGGTCGGTATGGGCGTGTTTATCGCCGTAGACGAGCCGGAGGAAAAAGCCGTCAGCGAATATAAAGCTTTATTGAAGCTGTCTTTGCACGGCGGGGAGCGCGTTTCGCTTTTCTGATGCTGGATGGATGATGGGTTGACTCATGTCGTGGCGCTGGTTATAATTGTGCGTCGTGGGAAGGGGACTGGCTCATGTTTGTGACCCTAGATACGGAGAAGTGTATTGGCTGCGGCGTCTGCGTACAAATCGCGCCGGACGTTTTCTCTCTTGACGAAGCACGCGGCGTGGCGAAAGTCATTCGCCAGGAAGGCAATGCAGCGGTGGAACAGGCTGTAAAAAGCTGTCCGGTTTCGTGCATTGCGATTGAATGACGTTCGTCGTCTGATCGCATGATCTGAGAGGGCCCATAGCTCAAGGGTAGAGCTGCCGGCTCATAACCGGGAGGTTCCAGGTTCGAACCCTGGTGGGCCCACCATTTTCTGTTACTTAATTGAATTTCTCGTGAAACCTCGCGTGCGGCGAGGTTTTTTTGTTATACTGTGTTTGTCGCTTTGCGGCTCTCCCTCGGAACGCCGCAAGGTTTGAGCTTTTATTGAAGAAACACAGTTGTCGAAAATACAGAGCTGCCGCGTACGGCAGCGTTCTCGGGAGGCTGAAGGCATTGAATAAGTTGAAGGGGAAGATCGGCGAGGCGCTCACGTCAGTTACGCCTATTTCTCTCTTGGTCGTTGTGCTGAGCGCATTGATCGTCCCCATGCCTGCGGAAATACTGATGCTTTTTCTTGTCGGCGCGGTGCTTTTGATCGTGGGGATGGGATTTTTTTCTCTCGGTGCGGACATGTCCATGATGCCGATGGGGGAGGGCGTCGGGAAGCAGATCACTCTGCTGCGCAAACTCTCCTTTGCCGTGCCCGTTTGTTTTTTGCTCGGTCTGATCACGACGATTGCCGAGCCGGATCTGCAGGTATTGGCCGAGCAGGTGCCGGCGGTTTCGGATTTTACGCTGGTCATCACCGTTGCCGGCGGTGTCGGCGTTTTTCTTGTCATCGCCATGCTTCGCCCTCTGTTGAAAATCGATCTCGCTCACGTTTTGTTGTTTCTGTATGGCGTGGTTTTTCTTCTCGCGTACTTTACGCCGCAGTCTTTTATTCCCGTCGCTTTTGACGCCGGCGGCGTCACGACGGGACCGATCACCGTCCCGTTCATCATCTCTCTGGGCGTCGGCATGGCATCGATGCGCCACGATGAATCGTCCCGGGAGGACAGTTTCGGCCTCGTTTCCCTCTGCAGCGTCGGCCCCATTTTGACGGTGATGCTCCTGGGAATGATCTATAATCCCCAGGCGGCGGCCGTATCGCAAACGATCGCCTCGCTGGACAAGATGACTTCGATCGACATCGCCGAAAGCTTCTTTGTAAAAGTTCCCGCTTATTTGAAAGAGGTCTCGCTCGCCTTAACGCCCGTGGTCGCTTTTTTTGTCGTTTTTCAGGGGATTTTCGCCCTTTTCCGCCGTGGCTCTCTTGTCCGTATCGTCGTGGGGGTTGCCTATACGTTTATCGGGCTTGTGCTTTTTCTTACCGGCGTCAACGTCGGCTTCATGCCGGCCGGACACTTCATCGGCAAGTCGCTGGCCATGTCCGAGTACAGATGGCTGCTGTTGCCTATTGGATTGATTATCGGTTATTATGTGGTTGACGCGGAGCCGGCCGTCCACGTTTTGAACAAGCAGGTCGAAGAGATTACCGGCGGCACCATTTCGCAACGAGCCATGCATGTCAGTTTGGCCTGCGGCGTGGCCTGTTCCGTTGCGTTTGCGATGCTGCGCGCGATTACGGGACTGTCCATTTACTGGATCATTATCCCGGGGTATGCGCTGGCGCTTGCTCTGACTTTTTTCGTTCCTCCCATTTTTACCGGAATCGCCTTCGACTCCGGCGGCGTTGCCAGCGGTCCCATGACGGCGACGTTTCTTCTGCCGTTGGCCATGGGCGCATGCGAAGGCGCGGGCGGTTCCATTCTGACGGACGCGTTTGGCGTCGTCGCCATGGTGGCAATGACGCCGCTCATTTCAATCCAAATTCTTGGCGTGCTCTATAACATGCGTCTGAAGGCCGCTGCCAAGCAGCCGCCGGTCAGCAAGGTTTACGACAATTTCGTTATTATCGAGTACACGCCGGAGGAGCTTGCCTATAATGACTGAGAAATTGCCCGTAATGGAACTCATGGTCACGATTGTTGACCGAACCAAAGCGGTTCAGGCCACAAATTTCTTCAAAGGGAAAAACGTTTCTCTAACGCTTTCCTGTTGGGGAAGAGGAACGGCGAGCACCGAGATTTTGGACATCTTGGGCATCGGCGAAAAGGAAAAAGTCGTTGTGTTCAGCTTGACCCCGCGTTCCTGGATCCCCGCTCTCATCACCCAGATCTCGGACGATATGCAGCTTCGCAACGCCGGGCGGGGGATCCTTTTTACCATCCCGCTTTCATCCGTGAACCAGGGAATACCGCGACGTTATTTGTCGGCTATTCGAGAGAAAAAAAACGAGGAGCGCGTCATGTATAAGACGAACGAAAACAAATATGAATTGATCATTGTCAGTACGGAAGACGGTTTCGTCGATTCGATCATGAAATCCGCCCGGAACGCCGGCGCGCGCGGGGGGACCGTGATGAAGGCCCGTGCTGTCGGCGACGAAAATACGGAAAGTTTTTTTGGATTGAAACTGTATGATGAAATGGAAATTCTGGCAATACTGGTTCAACGCGAAGAAAAATTGAAGATCATGTCCGCCGTCAGCAAAACTCTGGCGGAGAAATCCCCGGAAATGGGCACGATTTTTTCAGTGCCGGTCGACGATGTCGTAGGAGTCGGCGCGGTCCTGGAGAGTCCCGACCCGGCGTAGCAACGAGAGATCTGAATTCGATCGTTAGCAGACCGCGCGTGAGGCGCGCGGATAATGGACGGTCATATTAAAACTTTTGCGCGATCCGTCATGTCGATTTTTATGTATTAATATGCTATACTAAGGGCGCGACAACGGCGGCTCGGGGAATAAAAAAATCCGCAAGACGCTTTGTCTCGCGGATTTACTGGTTTCATATGGTGGGCGATACAGGGTTCGAACCTGTGACCTCTTCCGTGTGAAGGAAGCGCTCTTCCGCTGAGCTAATCGCCCTTTTTGTTTGCAACGTATGAGATTATAAATGCTTCGTACGATTTTTGCAACCCCCAAAGGGAGAAGTTGCTTGTATACGGTGTTTTGCTTTTGTGGTAAGATTTGAAAAGTTAGATGGATAAAATGCGCTGTATGCAGTCAAATGGATATCTCATCGTGCAGGGGAGTGCCCAAAATGATCGATATGTCCTATTTAACGGGCGGAAAAATTTATTGGGATGATTGGCGTTTTGTGCCATGGCAAAGCGGCAGCGCGTCGGGGGTTTATCGTCGGGTCGATTTCATAAAAGCGGGATTGCTTGGCGAGGTTGGCCGTTATAAAGCGGACGATTACATTGTCTGGAAATACGAGGATGGGGACCTTGAGTGCCTGTTTAAAAATGCCAGGCATCAAAAAGGCTTGATGCTTCAGCGCTATATTTTTGTCCGCCCCGAAGGGGATACCACTTCAAAAAGCAAATCGTTCCGGCTGGGATTCAGCGGCTTTGTCGAAGTCTATCAGTATACGCCTCTGGGAGATTCGTTGAAAAGACTGACCGATCTTACCCAGCTCATCGATGCGGCCCACAAATATGCCTTGGCTCATCAGGGGGAGTTGTCGGTATAAAGCGCAGGAGTGGCAGAATTTCATGGGGTGAGTGCCGGGAGGAAAGCAGGTCCTTCCGGTTCACGATAGAAAAACGCCCAAGACGAAAGGGCGCAAAAAATTGTACGGAGGTGTGTTTTATATGCTGTTCCCAATGATGTTCGGTGTTTCTGCTGTCGTATTTATCATCGGCTACATCTTTTATGGGCGCTTTATGGCGAATATCTACGGCCTTTCCGACACGAACGAGACTCCTGCTGTCAAGTTCGAAGATGGGATCGACTACTGTCCTGCCCATCCGGCCGTTTTGCTGGGGCACCACTTCGCTTCGATCGCCGGCGCTGGTCCCATCACGGGCCCCATCGCCGCGGCCATGAGGTTTGGCTGGCTGCCTACGATTTTGTGGTGCGTCATCGGTTCGACCTTCCTCGGCGGACCGCATGACATGGGCGCGCTGGTCGCCTCTCTTCGCCATGACGGCCAGTCAATCGGTGCGGTTGTCGAAAAATGGATCGGCAAAACGGGAAAATTCCTTTTCCTGAGTTTTACGATCCTCACGCTGATCCTCGTCGTCGCCGTTTTCCTGGTCATGTCCGCCGGTACGTTCGCGGCCGATCCGGTCGTCGCGTTCGTCAGCACTCTCTATATTGTCTTGGCTGTCATCGCCGGCTTTATGATCTATCGCTGGCACGTTCCTCTCTGGGTTGTCACGATCGTCATGCTCGCTTTGATTGTCGGCGGCTGCGTCAAGGTGAACGCCGAGACGGCCCCTTGGCTGATCAACACTGTTTTTGCCCATGACATCAATTTCTGGAACGCGTTCCTCGGCGTTTATATTTTCTTTGCTTCCATTCTGCCGGTGTGGATGCTCCTTCAGCCCCGCGATTACTTGGCCTCTTACTTCCTGTATTTTGCCGTGGCCATTGGCGCGTACGGCATGTTCGCCGGCAGTGCGCTCGATTCGAAAACCGTTTCCGTGGTGGCTGCCAATGTCCGCTATTTCGGTTTCTCTTCCAGCGCCATGTGGCCTGCCATGTTCGTCCTGGTTGCCTGCGGCGCCATTTCCGGTTTCCATAGCCTCGTCGGCAGCGGCACGACGTCCAAGCAGCTTCGCAAGGAGAAGGATGCCGTTCTTGTCGGCTATGGCGCCATGCTGATCGAAGGTCTGGTGGCCGTCATCTCCATTGGTACGCTGATGGTGCTTGGCCTTGAAGGCGCAAAGGGACTTTCTCCCGTGCAGATTTTCTCGTTGGGTTTTGGTAAATTTTCGACGCTTGTGGGGCTTGACGCCACGTTCGGTGCCCGCTTGGGCGCCATTGCCATCAACAGCTTCCTGCTGACTTCTCTTGATACGGCGACTCGTCTGGCTCGCTATCAGGTCCAGGAGATTACCGGCGGCAAAGTCAGCATGTATCCTGCGACGATTTTCGTTATCGTCCTCGCTCTTTGCCTGGTCTACACCAAGACTCACGATGTGAGCGGCAAGGTGATCGCGGCATGGTTGGCGATCTGGCCCATTTTCGGCGCGGCCAATCAAATGGTCGCCGCTTTGAGCCTTCTGAGCATCGCCGCCTGGGTCAAGCTTGGCCTCAAAAAGAAGCATACCTTCGTGTATGCTCCCTTCTGGTTCATGCTTGCAACGACAGTCTTCTCGCTGATCATCGAGGTGAAGGAACGGTTCGCGGTTGCTCAGCCCAACTATCTGCTTTCCTGCTTGGCGGTTATCCTCATCGTTCTCGGAATCGCCATGTCCATCGCTGGAATCAGGACCATGCATGCCAGCGAAAAACAAAGCGCCTGAGACGACTGAAACTGAAAAGGACAAAAAATCTTCCTCTTCGGAGGAAGATTTTTTTTTGTGAACGAAAAGATCCCGTTTCATGCGAATTCTTGATAGAAAGTCTTGGCGTAGTTTGCTTGGCGCAGCAAAAGAGTTCATCCTTGTTTTCGTTAAACAGGGCACAAGTTCTTCGCCCTTTTCGGCGCGCCGAAAAGGGCGTGAGATCCTGTGTTGCGTGATTTTTGTAACACCACCGTGTGTAGCGCGGCGTTTTTCAATCGGGGCTTTTATTTTTCGGCATGCGTTATCTACTTGCCTGCTCCTCGCGAAATGGTGAGTTTAAGAAAGGGGCCCTCGTTTTCACAATGTTAATTATTGTATTTGACAAAGAGTTGTAATTTTGATATTATTCAAACACAACATGGTATTTTTTTGGTATACTGAAAAAATACTGACGGGATTTTATGATGTTCTACGCGCATAAATGGAAAGTGAAAAGCCGTTCTTTTTAAGAAGATTTTACGTTATGCTGCAACGTCAAAGGGAGGGGAAATATTGTCTGCTACGAAAAGGGACATTGCGTACAAAAGAATCAAAGAAATGATTCTTCAGGGAGATTTAACGTCGGAATTCACTCCTTCAGAGAAAAGTCTAGGTGATGAGCTCGGCATGAGCCGAACCCCTGTACGTGAAGCTCTTCAGCGGCTGGTCATGGAGGGATTCATGAAGGGGTGTTCGCATAAAGGTTCTATGGTCAACGAAATCTCGATAGCCGAAGCTGTGGAGATCGTGGAGTTGCGCATGGCTGTGGAGGAGTTCGTCATTCAGAATCTCAGTCTTCCTCTGAGCGACGAGCAATGCGCGAAGCTGCAGGCGATGGTCGATTCTCAGGAGGAGCTCGCAGCCGTCGGCAATTCCTCGGCTTTCCTTGAGAGCGACGTGGAATTTCACGACTATCTGGCGAGTCTTTACGGCAATCAGCTGCTGAGAGACACTCTCAAAAGCGCTCGTGAGCGCTTTCTCGCCCCCGGCGGAGTTATTTTGCGCAACAAACCTCAGATGCTGGAGGCGCTGGAAGGACACGTGAAAATACTTGGTGCCCTGCGAAAGGGGGACTCGGAAGAGGCCAAGCGGCAGATGCACGCCCACATGGTTTTTGCGAAACACGTGCTGATTTCTTGATGGAGCGTGAGAAGACAGAGGTTCGATGGGGTTATTTCACCTCGCGATGGAGTGATACTCGTTTTCGTTAAAAAGGGCACAGGTTCTTCGCCCTTTTCAGAGCGCCGAAGGCGCGTCGAAAGCTGCATTAAATCGCGTGCTGCATGCTTTTTGCAGCGCGGCCGTGCGCCAGCGCGGCATTTTCACTGATGCCTTCTCATTGAAAATCAGTATCATACTATTTCTTGATAGAAAGAACTAACATGGCTTGCGGGGCGCTACGGGGAAGTTCAGTCGCTCGGGACTACCTCGACCGCTGCTCGGTCTGCGCAGCCTGCTTTGTGAATCTCCCCGCAGCGCCTCTATGTTCGGCATTTTAATTGAGAAATAGTATCGGTTTCACCAAGAGGGGTTAAAAAATCGTTAGGGAGGTTGTTTGGATGAGTGCGCTTGCTATTCGTAAGGAACCGACGATTCCTGTGGGGAAGTACGGCAAAAAGCTGTTGTTGGAGCTCTACAGAAAGATGGTGACCATCCGGCTTTTTGAACAAACGGTCGAGTCTCACTTCCTTGCGGGCGAGATTCCCGGTTTCGTTCACCTTTACATCGGCGAAGAAGCTATCGCTGCCGGCGTTATGACGAATATGACCGATCGCGATTATATTGAAAGCACCCACCGCGGGCACGGCCACACGATCGCCAAGGGCGCCGACCTGAAGCGTATGATGGCCGAGATCTTTGGCAAGGTCACGGGGTACTGCAAAGGCAAGGGCGGTTCCATGCACATTGCGGATTTTAGCATCGGCATGCTTGGAGCCAACGGCATCGTCGGCGGCGGCTATTCGCTGGCGGTTGGCGCCGGCCTCGCCACAAAGCTCTCCGGCGAAGACAGAGTTTCTGCCGTATTCTTCGGCGATGGAGCTTCCAATCGCGGTACCTTTCACGAAGCCCTGAACATGGCCGCCATCTGGCAGCTGCCCGTGCTGTTCGTCTGCGAGATGAACCAGTGGGCTTCCACGACTCCTTATAGAACCACCACGTCCGTGGAAAATATTGCTGACCGCTGTCAGGGGTATTCCATTCCCGGATATATCGTGGACGGAAACGACGTTTTGGCTGTTTATGAGGCTGCGAAGGACATCATCGCCGATATCCGCGCGGGGAAAGGCCCTGTTCTCCTGGAGTGCAAGACCTATCGAATCAAGGGTCACTTCGTGGGCGACCCCGAGAAATACCGCACGAAAGAGGAAGTCCAACACGAATTCGAGACCAACAACCCGATCACCCGTTTTGAGGAAAAGGTTTTGAAGGCTGGCGCCTTGACTCAAGCTGATCTCGATGCCGTTTACAAGCAGGCGGAACGGGAAATTGCCGAGGCGCTGAAGTTCGCCAAGGAAAGTCCGGAGCCCGCGCCCGAAGCAATTTATGAGGATCTCTACGTATAAGGAGGCTCGTCAGCCATGAAAACCATCACTTTTTCTCAGGCGACTCAGGAGGCCATGATCGAAGAGATGGAGCGTGATCCCTCCGTATTCGTCATGGGAGAGGACATCGCCCGTCAGGGAGGCATTTTCGGCCAGTTCAAGGAGCTCCCTGGACGTTTTGGCACCGACAGAGTCCGCGACACGCCGATCAGCGAGACGGCGATTATCGGTGCTGCCGTTGGAGCTGCTCTTGCAGGAATGCGTCCCGTTGCCGACATGCATTTTGCCGATTTTATGCTCGTCTGCGGCGACGAGGTGTTCAACCAAATGGCTAAAGTTCATTACATGTTCGGAGCTCAGAAGACTGTCCCCATGGTTCTTCGGGCTCCTGATGGATTGATTAGCCAGGCTGCCGCACAGCATTCTCAGATGGTTGAGGGCATTTTTGCGCATATCCCCGGATTAAAGATCGTTTCCCCTTCCAACCCTGCCGACGCGAAAGGGCTCTTGAAATCCGCGATCCGCGATGACAACCCCGTCATCTACTTTGAGCACAAAGCCCTGTTCAGCACCAAAGGCGAAGTCCCGGAAGACAGCGATTTTTACGTCCCCATCGGCAAGGGAAGAATTGACAAGGCCGGTACGGACGTGACCGTGGTTTCCTGGTCTCACTGCCTTCACACCACCTGCCAGGAAGTCGTCAAACTGGCGGAAAAAGAAGGCATCAGCGTCGAACTGATCGACCTGCGCACGATCGTTCCCTGGGACAGGGAAATGGTCCTTGAGTCCGTTGCGAAGACCAGCCGTCTGTGTATCGTCCATGAAGCCGTGAAGCATGGCGGCTTTGGCGGAGAAATCGCCGCCACCGTCGCCGAGGAAGCTATCGGAATGCTTGATGCGCCGATCCTTCGTTTTGGCGCTCCCTTTACCCCAGTTCCTTTTGCTCGTCCTCTCGAGCAGGCTTATCGCCTCTCGCCGGAGAAAATCATGGCCGGCATCAGAAAAATGTTCTAAACTTCCTTTACGAATTCTTGGATCACGACCCTTAACCTGCTTTCGCGGCCGTGAGAGTGCCGCCGGCACGGGGCGGGGTGTTCTATTGCAGATCGGTTTCAGGTTCTCTTTGAGAGCTTAAGCGATACTCAAACATGTGAGGAGGATATCTTAATGAAGAAGTTTGCAGCAGTGTTGTTGACCGTCCTAGTCGTTGGCGCCGCCGTCCCCGCCATGGCGGCGTACAAGAGCGAGTACAAGCTCGATATCGTTCCCAGCATTACCACCGCCTGGGGCCAAGGAGCCCAGTACTTTGCGGATCTGGTCCGCGCCCGAACGGATGGTCGCGTCAACATCAAGGTCTATCCTAACGCTCAATTGACGACTGGCAAGCAGACCAACGCCTTTATGATGCTCCGCAACGGGGCTATCGACTTTGCCTGCCAGTCCTCGATCAACTGGTCGCCTCAGGTTGTGGAGCTGAACCTTTTCGCCATGCCCTTCTTCGTGGCGGAACAGCCCGATCGCTATGCCGCGATGGACGCCATCACGGGAGGAAAAAGCGGCGCCATGCTCAAGACGGCCGTAGAGCTCAAGGGCGTTAAAGTTCTCGCTTACGGCGAAAACGGATTCCGCGAGCTGACCAACTCGAAAAGGGAGATCCACACCCCGGAGGATTTCAAAGGGCTGAAGATTCGCGTCGTCGGCTCCAAGCTGTTCCTCGATACCTACAAGGCCATGGGAGCCAACCCCATCGCCATGAACTGGTC
The nucleotide sequence above comes from Pyramidobacter porci. Encoded proteins:
- a CDS encoding thiamine pyrophosphate-dependent dehydrogenase E1 component subunit alpha; the encoded protein is MSALAIRKEPTIPVGKYGKKLLLELYRKMVTIRLFEQTVESHFLAGEIPGFVHLYIGEEAIAAGVMTNMTDRDYIESTHRGHGHTIAKGADLKRMMAEIFGKVTGYCKGKGGSMHIADFSIGMLGANGIVGGGYSLAVGAGLATKLSGEDRVSAVFFGDGASNRGTFHEALNMAAIWQLPVLFVCEMNQWASTTPYRTTTSVENIADRCQGYSIPGYIVDGNDVLAVYEAAKDIIADIRAGKGPVLLECKTYRIKGHFVGDPEKYRTKEEVQHEFETNNPITRFEEKVLKAGALTQADLDAVYKQAEREIAEALKFAKESPEPAPEAIYEDLYV
- a CDS encoding alpha-ketoacid dehydrogenase subunit beta; this encodes MKTITFSQATQEAMIEEMERDPSVFVMGEDIARQGGIFGQFKELPGRFGTDRVRDTPISETAIIGAAVGAALAGMRPVADMHFADFMLVCGDEVFNQMAKVHYMFGAQKTVPMVLRAPDGLISQAAAQHSQMVEGIFAHIPGLKIVSPSNPADAKGLLKSAIRDDNPVIYFEHKALFSTKGEVPEDSDFYVPIGKGRIDKAGTDVTVVSWSHCLHTTCQEVVKLAEKEGISVELIDLRTIVPWDREMVLESVAKTSRLCIVHEAVKHGGFGGEIAATVAEEAIGMLDAPILRFGAPFTPVPFARPLEQAYRLSPEKIMAGIRKMF
- a CDS encoding DctP family TRAP transporter solute-binding subunit codes for the protein MKKFAAVLLTVLVVGAAVPAMAAYKSEYKLDIVPSITTAWGQGAQYFADLVRARTDGRVNIKVYPNAQLTTGKQTNAFMMLRNGAIDFACQSSINWSPQVVELNLFAMPFFVAEQPDRYAAMDAITGGKSGAMLKTAVELKGVKVLAYGENGFRELTNSKREIHTPEDFKGLKIRVVGSKLFLDTYKAMGANPIAMNWSDTMTALQQGVVDGQENPINTFYPVKVYEYNKYMLDWHCVIDPTLFSVNPGVWKSFSKEDQIIIEEAAKEAAKFQTALARIGLDDGWAYDYLAKMNKLPEVTDWYKELARVGMVVTQLTPEQTAAFAALAKPVRDEWYSKFPQIMDQAAADMAAVAKK